One window of the Torulaspora delbrueckii CBS 1146 chromosome 6, complete genome genome contains the following:
- the PRP31 gene encoding U4/U6-U5 snRNP complex subunit PRP31 (similar to Saccharomyces cerevisiae PRP31 (YGR091W); ancestral locus Anc_3.429): protein MDEDFTHDLEFDLVEEEAVDEAGDDAEFLERFVGNHRAVNVSQLDGLSHFAYVETLESKLPCLNSGDTEKLDQLNALSSILQGEIRLLHDYTKILYRQRFAELESLVPDPVKYVEVISIIEEDEQASSERFERDAKLSKEQILVLMMSMKTSIRQERQITDGERAVLLRARSYMLAIVSVRDKVNGYVVQRVSHIAPNLCALIGPEITSLLLSHFGGILELSQAPSCNLASIGKNKHLTHELHTSLTGVRQEGYIYRSQLVQDQPPQYHKQMLRMVCAKISLAARVDAGINSSQESDSLLGDKWRREIMEKVHKQQESASNAEVKPLPVPKDEPKKKRSGRKFRKYKQQFQLSHLRQLQNRVEFGKQEQTMMDAYGEEVGLGMVNSSLQNATGVGSVTKRSVNNSAKLTKTMKKRIGEANDQTKDYLASLINKP from the coding sequence ATGGACGAGGATTTTACTCATGATCTGGAGTTTGACTTggttgaggaagaagcagtCGATGAGGCGGGGGATGATGCTGAGTTCCTAGAGAGGTTTGTTGGAAACCACAGAGCTGTCAACGTATCGCAACTCGATGGGTTGAGCCACTTTGCCTATGTGGAAACCTTGGAAAGCAAATTGCCATGTTTGAATTCTGGCGATACCGAAAAGttggatcaattgaatgCTCTGTCATCAATTCTGCAAGGCGAGATCCGGTTGTTGCATGACTATACCAAAATACTTTATAGACAGAGGTTTGCGGAGCTCGAAAGTCTTGTGCCCGACCCTGTGAAATATGTGGAAGTCATAAgtatcattgaagaagatgagcaAGCTTCATCGGAGAGGTTTGAGAGGGATGCCAAGTTGTCGAAGGAACAAATTCTGGTGCTCATGATGTCTATGAAGACTTCGATACGGCAAGAACGACAAATAACAGACGGCGAGAGAGCAGTCTTACTTAGAGCTCGATCTTATATGCTTGCGATCGTGTCGGTCCGAGATAAAGTAAACGGATACGTTGTGCAACGAGTATCGCACATTGCACCCAATCTCTGCGCATTAATAGGTCCTGAGATCACCTCACTGCTACTGTCACACTTCGGTGGTATTCTCGAGCTGAGTCAAGCTCCAAGTTGTAACTTGGCTTCCATAGGAAAGAATAAACATCTCACACATGAACTGCATACTTCTTTGACCGGCGTACGACAGGAAGGATACATATACCGATCCCAGCTTGTACAAGATCAGCCACCCCAATATCATAAGCAGATGCTTAGAATGGTATGCGCTAAGATCTCACTAGCAGCTAGAGTTGATGCAGGCATAAATTCAAGCCAAGAGTCCGATAGTTTATTGGGTGATAAATGGAGGCGTGAAATAATGGAAAAAGTACATAAACAGCAGGAATCCGCAAGTAACGCCGAGGTTAAACCACTTCCAGTCCCCAAGGATGAAcctaagaagaagagaagcGGTAGAAAGTTCCGTAAGTATAAACAACAATTTCAACTATCCCATCTCAGACAATTACAAAACCGTGTAGAGTTCGGCAAACAAGAACAAACCATGATGGATGCATATGGGGAGGAAGTCGGCCTCGGCATGGTCAACTCTTCTTTACAAAATGCTACAGGTGTAGGGTCTGTCACCAAAAGAAGTGTAAACAATTCTGCGAAATTGACAAAgacaatgaagaaaagaattgGGGAAGCCAACGATCAAACCAAAGACTATTTGGCCTCTCTAATAAACAAGCCATAG
- the GLD1 gene encoding Gld1p (similar to Saccharomyces cerevisiae YPR109W; ancestral locus Anc_3.427), whose amino-acid sequence MDDDASLRTENERVYQLRRKNFQRKLVSEVSYFGFIIIVLYYLKYGCTIWTLVLRTVVQSLLAVPFPSEIQIRRLSQARENSGSAYLSTISGAMSTDTVEMPGAFPSTSTQETAPRSEEQIKKEIDGVKIKIRNVLFHASLTINFLYLIFALLFPTNFVGKLEGNHLREDGLTNTPSPFNNANGLIQGERKGGFFLQMIGEAIPQSNLKGNVGVIMFEFAILFCQFSLFTLTCVNFANLDELTTNDETTEDMNSHSDGYDGKVHVTQIDPITAIDKTMSSSIESQREPQALV is encoded by the coding sequence ATGGATGACGATGCGTCCCTAAGAACTGAGAATGAGCGGGTTTATCAATTacgaagaaagaacttCCAGAGAAAGCTGGTTTCAGAGGTTAGTTACTTTGGGTTTATTATCATTGTGCTATACTATTTGAAATATGGCTGTACCATTTGGACTCTGGTGCTAAGAACAGTCGTTCAATCGCTACTAGCAGTACCGTTCCCGAGTGAGATACAAATACGAAGACTGTCACAAGCTAGAGAAAATTCAGGCTCTGCTTATCTTTCTACTATTTCTGGAGCTATGTCAACAGACACAGTGGAAATGCCAGGTGCTTTTCCCTCGACCAGTACTCAAGAAACTGCTCCCAGATCAGAGGAACAGATAAAGAAGGAGATTGACGGAGTAAAGATTAAGATTAGAAATGTTCTATTCCATGCTTCGCTTACCATCAATTTTCTTTACCTTATATTTGCCCTATTGTTCCCTACTAATTTCGTGGGGAAACTAGAGGGCAATCATTTACGTGAAGATGGATTGACCAATACCCCGTCGCCCTTCAACAACGCAAATGGGCTTATTCAAGGGGAACGTAAAGGcggcttcttcttgcaaatgatAGGAGAAGCCATACCGCAGAGTAATTTAAAGGGAAATGTTGGAGTTATTATGTTCGaatttgcaattctttTTTGCCAATTCAGCTTATTTACGCTGACATGTGTGAATTTTGCCAATCTTGACGAGTTGACCACCAATGACGAAACCACTGAAGATATGAACTCCCACAGTGATGGGTATGATGGCAAAGTCCATGTAACTCAAATTGACCCCATAACAGCGATCGACAAAACAATGTCCTCCTCGATAGAGTCGCAGCGGGAGCCACAAGCCCTGGTTTAA
- the MRD1 gene encoding RNA-binding ribosome biosynthesis protein MRD1 (similar to Saccharomyces cerevisiae MRD1 (YPR112C); ancestral locus Anc_3.432), translating to MSRIIVKGLPVYLDDAKLREHFVKRLINKNGNSRTAGELITDVKILKDRDGQSRRFAFIGYRSEEDAFDAVNYFDGSFINTSKIEVAMAKSFADPRVPKSMREQRREALKRLREKEERLLEDKQTKKLKTVHDKKKGHSIDAEVEKDQKLKEFIETMKPTSQVASWETPGLAGQNTEQESGAPGNSLLAQALALKEDEENKSDEEYVDFKKDDQNVEEPEEQMVGLGDYEAEQQDSVNDEKTDELAKDETVSDLDWFKQRRVRIRDGEQEPVKQDGKKPVEENEAQEEVVQAVIQEENKTDEDKAMEQICRTGRLFLRNILYSSTEQDFRQLFSPYGELEEVHIALDTRTGKSKGFAYVLFKNSKDAAEAYIALDKQIFQGRLLHILPADAKKDHRLDEFDLKNMPLKKQKELKRKATASKQSFAWNSLYMNQDAVLGSVAAKLGMQKSQLIDPENSSSAVKQALAEAHVIGDVRKYFESKGVDLTKFGQLKNADQRDNRVILVKNFPFGTTIEELGDLFLPFGKLERFLMPPAGTIAIIQYRDVTSARAAFTKLAYKRFKDGIIYLEMGPKDCFTRSAESDETLDSQSGEEPKDVKEIEPSSHDLMEAKDLSKTDEDTLDDSIDGPTVSIFIKNLNFSTNSQQLTEVFRPFTGFVVAQVKTKPDPKNKDKTLSMGFGFAEFRTKEQALAVISAVDGTVLNGHRLQLKISHRAGASSNTSKSSSKKSGKIIVKNLPFEATRKDIFELFSSFGHLKSVRVPKKFDKSARGFAFVEFLLPKEAENAMDQLQGVHLLGRRLVMQYAEQESEDAEDEIARMTKKVKKQAAIREIAAIKNRGGRRKLDLQDDGDDGMNGV from the coding sequence ATGTCACGTATTATAGTCAAAGGGCTTCCTGTTTATTTGGATGATGCCAAATTGAGGGAACACTTTGTTAAGAGGTTGATTAATAAAAATGGTAATAGCAGAACCGCTGGGGAGCTGATCACAGATGTAAAGATTCTTAAAGATAGAGATGGCCAAAGTAGGAGGTTCGCTTTTATTGGATATCgttcagaagaagatgcgTTTGATGCGGTAAACTACTTTGATGGGTCTTTTATTAATACATCAAAGATCGAAGTAGCGATGGCTAAGAGTTTTGCTGATCCAAGAGTACCCAAATCGATGAGGGAGCAGAGAAGAGAAGccttgaagagattgaggGAGAAGGAGGAAAGATTGTTGGAAGATAAGCAGACTAAAAAGTTAAAGACGGTGCacgacaagaagaagggaCATTCGATAGATGCCGAGGTCGAGAAGGATCAAAAATTAAAGGAGTTTATCGAGACGATGAAACCTACCTCACAAGTAGCCTCGTGGGAGACTCCTGGATTAGCAGGTCAAAATACTGAGCAAGAAAGTGGTGCGCCAGGAAACTCTCTACTAGCTCAAGCGTTGGCATtgaaagaggatgaagagaataaaagtgatgaagaatacgttgatttcaagaaagatgatcaaaATGTGGAGGAACctgaagaacaaatggTTGGATTAGGTGACTATGAGGCCGAACAACAGGACTCGGTGAATGATGAGAAAACAGATGAGCTGGCAAAAGATGAAACCGTTTCAGATCTTGATTGGTTCAAGCAACGGCGTGTTAGGATTAGAGATGGTGAACAGGAACCAGTTAAACAAGATGGCAAGAAGCCTGTTGAAGAGAACGAAGCTcaggaagaagttgtcCAAGCAGTTATTCAGGAGGAAAACAAGACAGATGAAGATAAAGCGATGGAGCAAATTTGTCGAACTGGGAGGCTTTTTCTGCGTAATATCCTTTACTCCTCTACAGAACAAGATTTTAGACAGCTTTTCAGCCCCTATGGtgagttggaagaagtaCACATCGCTCTCGATACAAGAACTGGTAAATCAAAAGGGTTTGCTTACgttttgttcaagaattcaaagGATGCGGCCGAAGCTTACATTGCCTTGGACAAGCAAATCTTTCAGGGTAGATTGCTACACATCTTACCTGCAGATGCgaagaaagatcatcgCTTGGACGAGTTCGATCTAAAGAAcatgccattgaagaagcaaaaggaattgaaaagaaaggCAACAGCATCGAAGCAATCATTCGCTTGGAATTCCCTATACATGAATCAGGATGCTGTGTTAGGTAGTGTAGCGGCCAAATTAGGGATGCAAAAATCACAGCTCATTGATCCAGAAAACTCAAGCTCTGCGGTGAAGCAAGCCTTAGCAGAAGCACATGTTATTGGTGATGTTAGGAAATATTTTGAATCTAAAGGTGTTGATTTAAcaaaatttggtcaacTGAAGAATGctgatcaaagagataacCGTGTTATTTTGGTGAAGAATTTTCCTTTTGGTACTACTATTGAAGAGCTCGGTGATTTATTTTTGCCATTTGGTAAATTGGAGAGATTTTTGATGCCGCCAGCCGGAACTATAGCTATTATCCAATACCGGGACGTCACATCAGCAAGAGCAGCGTTCACTAAGCTAGCATACAAAAGATTTAAAGATGGGATTATCTACTTGGAAATGGGTCCTAAAGATTGCTTTACTAGGAGTGCTGAAAGCgatgaaactttggatTCGCAAAGCGGTGAAGAACCGAAGGACGTCAAAGAGATCGAGCCATCATCTCATGATCTCATGGAAGCGAAAGACCTATCAAAGACCGATGAGGATACTCTAGACgattcaattgatggtCCTACAGTGTCGatattcatcaagaatctAAATTTCTCGACAAATTCACAGCAATTGACTGAAGTCTTTAGGCCATTCACTGGATTTGTCGTGGCCCAAGTCAAGACCAAACCAGACCCCAAGAACAAGGATAAGACACTGTCTATGGGGTTTGGATTTGCGGAATTCAGAACCAAAGAACAAGCATTAGCTGTGATCTCAGCCGTCGATGGGACAGTTCTTAACGGACACAGACtacaattgaaaatatctCATAGAGCTGGAGCTAGCAGTAACACTAGCAAGAGCAGTAGCAAGAAGAGTGGTAAGATTATCGTCAAGAATTTACCTTTCGAAGCTACTAGGAAAGATATCTTTGAATTATTCAGTTCATTTGGTCATCTGAAATCTGTAAGAGTACCCAAGAAATTCGATAAATCAGCCAGAGGTTTTGCTtttgttgaatttctgTTGCCTAAAGAAGCAGAAAATGCAATGGATCAACTACAAGGTGTCCATTTACTCGGTCGTAGACTGGTTATGCAATATGCTGAGCAAGAGAGTGAAGATgctgaggatgaaattgccagaatgacgaagaaggtCAAAAAGCAGGCTGCGATTAGAGAAATTGCTGCGATCAAGAATCGtggtggaagaagaaaacttgATCTGCAAGATGATGGAGATGACGGGATGAACGGTGTATAA
- the RPC40 gene encoding DNA-directed RNA polymerase core subunit RPC40 (similar to Saccharomyces cerevisiae RPC40 (YPR110C); ancestral locus Anc_3.428) → MSNIVGIEYNRVTNTTSNDFPGYSKEGDNEWDVEKFKNTFDVQIESLTEREANFDLIHIDTSIANAFRRIMISEVPSLAPEHVYFLNNTSVIQDEVLAHRIGLVPLKVDPDMLTWVDSTLPEEERFTDENTIVLTLNVTCTRNPDAPKDCTDPKILYRNSSVYAHDLKFEPQGRQAELFAKCPVVPADPDILLAKLRPGQEISLRAHCILGVGGDHAKFSPVATASYRLLPHINITKPITGESAKKFQKCFSPGVIDIDESTGEAVVKDARRDTVSREVLRHEEFADSVKLGRVRDHFIFNVESTGAMTPEEIFFKSVRILKNKAEYLKNCPITQ, encoded by the coding sequence ATGTCCAATATCGTTGGTATCGAGTATAACCGTGTAACAAACACAACATCAAACGATTTCCCTGGTTATTCGAAGGAAGGTGATAATGAATGGGATGTGGAAAAATTTAAGAATACGTTCGATGTCCAGATAGAGAGTCTTACCGAAAGGGAAGCTAATTTTGACCTGATCCACATTGATACTTCGATTGCTAATGCTTTCCGTCGTATTATGATTTCCGAAGTGCCCTCGCTAGCTCCGGAACACGTTTACTTTCTGAATAACACTTCTGTGATCCAAGATGAAGTGCTAGCACACAGGATAGGTTTGGTTCCCTTGAAAGTTGATCCAGATATGTTGACTTGGGTGGACTCTACTCTGCCCGAGGAAGAGCGATTCACCGATGAGAACACCATCGTTTTAACTTTGAACGTTACATGCACAAGAAACCCAGATGCACCAAAGGATTGCACTGATCCCAAGATCCTATACAGAAACTCTAGTGTTTATGCCcatgatttgaaattcgaACCACAGGGTCGTCAAGCAGAGCTTTTCGCCAAGTGTCCCGTGGTGCCAGCAGACCCAGATATTTTACTGGCTAAACTAAGGCCCGGTCAGGAAATCTCTCTAAGAGCACATTGTATTTTGGGTGTTGGTGGAGATCATGCTAAATTTTCGCCTGTGGCTACTGCTTCGTACAGACTATTGCCACACATTAACATCACGAAACCTATAACGGGAGAGTCTGCCAAgaaattccaaaaatgTTTCTCTCCTGGTGTGATCGATATTGATGAGTCTACTGGTGAAGCTGTTGTGAAAGATGCGAGAAGGGATACAGTCTCTAGAGAGGTTCTAAGACATGAAGAATTCGCTGACAGTGTAAAGCTAGGGAGAGTGAGAGAtcacttcatcttcaacgtcGAAAGCACTGGAGCCATGAcaccagaagaaatcttcttcaaatcggtgaggattttgaagaacaaggcggaatacttgaagaactgCCCGATAACCCAATAG
- the TDEL0F03120 gene encoding serine/threonine-protein kinase DBF2 (similar to Saccharomyces cerevisiae DBF2 (YGR092W) and DBF20 (YPR111W); ancestral locus Anc_3.430) — translation MFSRSEKEIEALAGDINSFSFDASSNNSRNPLRSVALPATPSRNKENGYAGTPSPTKSTVYVGDESSRMDIDEPTRNDIDIKNSPKKLPRDFHVKAELHKTQRVVSVCQMYFLDYYCDMFDYVISRRQRTRKVLEYLNQQKTLKSLPDDRLNSEWVGYLEKEHDILRKRRLKPKNKDFEMITQVGQGGYGQVYLARKKDTKEVCALKILNKKLLFKLNETNHVLTERDILTTTRSEWLVKLLYAFQDSESLYLAMEFVPGGDFRTLLINTRYLKSAHARFYISEMFCAVNALHELGYTHRDLKPENFLIDAKGHIKLTDFGLAAGTVSNERIESMKLRLEEVKNLEFPAFTEKSIEDRRRMYNTLRETEVNYANSMVGSPDYMALEVLEGKKYDFTVDYWSLGCMLFESLVGYTPFSGSSTNETYENLRHWKQTLRRPRLDNGRPAFSDRTWDVITRLIADPINRLRSFEHVRRMPYFAEINFEGLRDMCPPFTPQLDSETDAGYFDDFSSEADMAKYADVFKRQNKLSAMVDDSSVDSKLVGFTFRHRKGKQGSSGVLFNGSERSDPFATFY, via the coding sequence ATGTTTTCGAGGTCtgagaaagaaattgagGCTTTGGCAGGCGATATAAACAGCTTCAGTTTCGATGCTAGTTCGAACAATTCAAGGAATCCATTGAGATCCGTTGCTTTACCAGCGACCCCATCTCGTAATAAGGAGAACGGATATGCGGGAACTCCCTCTCCAACAAAATCAACTGTCTATGTTGGCGACGAAAGTTCGAGAATGGACATTGATGAGCCCACCAGGAATGACATAGATATCAAAAACTCTCCAAAGAAGCTACCGCGTGATTTCCATGTCAAAGCAGAATTGCATAAGACTCAGAGAGTTGTGAGTGTCTGTCAGATGTATTTCCTCGACTATTACTGTGATATGTTTGACTATGTGATTAGCAGGAGACAACGAACAAGGAAAGTCTTGGAATATCTGAATCAACAGAAGACCTTGAAAAGCTTACCAGATGATCGGTTAAACTCTGAGTGGGTCGGATATTTGGAGAAGGAGCATGATATATtaagaaaaagaagattgaagCCAAAGAATAAGGACTTTGAAATGATCACCCAGGTTGGTCAAGGTGGGTATGGGCAAGTTTATTTGGCAAGAAAAAAGGATACCAAAGAAGTGTGCgcattgaagattttgaataaGAAGCTACTGTTCAAGCTCAACGAGACCAACCATGTGTTGACAGAGAGAGATATCTTGACTACGACGAGATCCGAATGGTTGGTGAAACTACTCTACGCTTTCCAGGACTCGGAGAGTCTATATTTAGCGATGGAATTCGTTCCAGGAGGTGATTTCCGTACATTGCTCATTAACACAAGATACTTGAAGAGCGCACACGCCAGATTTTATATCAGTGAGATGTTCTGTGCTGTGAATGCTCTACATGAACTTGGTTACACTCAtagagatttgaaaccTGAAAACTTCTTGATAGATGCGAAAGGACACATAAAGTTGACAGACTTTGGTTTAGCAGCAGGTACTGtttcaaatgaaagaattgaaagtaTGAAATTGAGGTTAGAAGAAGTTAAAAACTTGGAGTTCCCTGCTTTCACCGAGAAATCCATCGAAGATAGAAGAAGGATGTATAATACTCTGAGAGAGACCGAAGTTAATTACGCGAACTCTATGGTCGGCTCACCAGACTATATGGCACTCGAAGTCCTTGAGGGTAAGAAGTACGATTTTACTGTAGATTATTGGTCGCTTGGTTGTATGCTTTTCGAAAGTTTGGTTGGTTACACGCCATTTAGTGGATCTTCCACCAATGAGACGTATGAAAATCTAAGACACTGGAAACAAACTCTGAGGAGACCAAGGTTGGATAACGGTAGACCTGCATTTTCTGATAGGACATGGGATGTGATAACAAGACTAATAGCGGATCCTATCAATAGACTAAGATCTTTTGAGCATGTGAGAAGAATGCCATATTTTGCGGAGATAAACTTCGAAGGCTTAAGAGATATGTGTCCACCATTCACACCTCAACTAGACAGCGAGACAGATGCTGGCTATTTCGATGACTTCTCAAGTGAGGCCGATATGGCCAAATATGCTGATGTTTTCAAGAGACAAAACAAACTATCGGCTATGGTTGACGACTCCTCAGTTGATTCTAAACTTGTTGGATTCACATTCAGGCACAGAAAGGGCAAGCAGGGTTCTAGCGGCGTGCTCTTCAACGGGTCCGAACGCTCTGATCCCTTTGCCACATTTTACTAA
- the DRN1 gene encoding Drn1p (similar to Saccharomyces cerevisiae YGR093W; ancestral locus Anc_3.431), with protein sequence MTKAKILTVHLSSDDLNAVIEKIRKLNTNAGPFDHVLLLGDFDPQFENICMTGTPPIVSLSSTRALQAGTKKDYMTSQNLFGIRKLTDKLQVGYIILDNNELVDAKESILSVFNEAHQRIDILVTTAWSVSCAEKNPNILGNGVIDEIVKKVKPRYHFATGDAKSFIEFEPFAWPDGKYATRFINLPTYQSKSKWAYAFNIGTDESASEELPRNLIENPYLINPSRKRLLETDHETDGTTTGPKKPKTVLPTDCHFCFTNPNVEDHMFVSISDHAYLTTAKGPLSVPRGDMDFSGHCLLIPIEHIPKLNMGQEKFLKSESVKELNSYEKSIVNMNYKKFDMSSAVFEIHSDRSIHFHKQLIPVPKYLIMKFHDALQRQVHLNNERYKSNAKLDFKTFNSQDDSEYLDIVNDQKQNYLKFTVYETSGSVPTIYISTIQPEDRVDLQFGRRVVAFLLRLPKRVNWSSSACKQSKEQEEEEVRKFQKGYSDFDIANKAE encoded by the exons ATGACAAAGGCTAAGAT TTTAACCGTCCATTTATCTTCAGATGATCTTAATGCTGTGATCGAGAAAATCAGAAAGTTGAACACCAACGCAGGTCCTTTTGATCATGTACTCCTACTTGGTGACTTTGATCCACAGTTTGAGAATATTTGTATGACTGGCACACCGCCTATTGTTTCGCTATCATCGACTCGCGCATTACAGGCAGGGACTAAGAAAGATTATATGACTTCGCAAAACTTATTTGGTATTAGAAAATTAACAGATAAACTACAGGTTGGATATATTATCCTTGATAACAATGAACTCGTTGACGCTAAAGAGTCCATCTTGAGTGTTTTCAATGAAGCccatcaaagaattgatatTTTAGTCACCACAGCTTGGAGTGTTAGCTGTGCAGAAAAGAACCCAAATATCCTGGGAAATGGAgttatcgatgaaattgtcaagaaaGTTAAACCAAGATATCACTTTGCCACGGGCGATGCAAAATCTTTTATAGAATTCGAACCATTTGCCTGGCCCGATGGCAAATATGCTACAAGGTTTATTAATCTACCCACATATCAATCGAAAAGCAAGTGGGCTTATGCTTTCAACATCGGAACGGATGAAAGCGCTAGTGAAGAATTACCACGTAATCTTATCGAAAATCCATATCTGATAAATCCCTCTCGTAAACGTCTATTGGAGACGGATCACGAAACAGATGGTACGACAACAGGCCCCAAAAAGCCCAAAACCGTACTACCGACTGATTGTCATTTTTGTTTCACTAACCCCAATGTGGAGGACCATATGTTTGTGTCAATCAGCGACCATGCATACTTGACCACAGCAAAGGGCCCATTGAGTGTACCTCGAGGTGACATGGATTTCTCTGGCCATTGCTTACTCATACCAATTGAGCATATACCTAAGTTGAATATGGGTCAGGAAAAGTTCCTCAAGAGCGAATCTGTAAAGGAATTGAACTCTTACGAGAAAAGCATTGTCAACATGAATtacaaaaaatttgatatgTCATCTGCCGTGTTTGAAATTCACTCTGATAGATCTATTCACTTTCACAAGCAGTTGATCCCTGTCCCAAAGTACCTGATTATGAAATTTCATGATGCCCTCCAGAGACAAGTGCATTTGAACAATGAAAGATATAAAAGCAATGCAAAGCTAGATTTCAAGACGTTCAATTCGCAAGACGACTCAGAATACCTAGATATTGTTAATGACCAAAAGCAGAATTATCTTAAATTCACGGTGTATGAAACTTCAGGAAGTGTTCCTACCATTTATATCTCTACGATTCAGCCGGAGGATCGAGTCGATCTACAGTTCGGAAGAAGAGTGGTAGCGTTTCTACTTCGACTTCCAAAGAGAGTCAATTGGTCCTCTTCCGCTTGCAAGCAATCcaaagagcaagaagaggaagaggttAGAAAGTTTCAAAAGGGCTACAGTGACTTCGATATTGCAAACAAAGCAGAGTAG